A genomic region of Triticum aestivum cultivar Chinese Spring unplaced genomic scaffold, IWGSC CS RefSeq v2.1 scaffold108231, whole genome shotgun sequence contains the following coding sequences:
- the LOC123176500 gene encoding protein ECERIFERUM 26-like produces MGSEAAAAAVHGHQLSTVVPSSVTEVGSYELADADLAFRLHYLRGVYYYSAGVTTMVLKEPMFAWLDAYYPLAGRVRRPADEADASRRPYVKCNDCGIRVVEAQCDRALDDLLRDDAVDRVKQLCYHDVLGPELSFSPLLFVQVTNFKCGGMALGFSWAHLMGDVASATTCFNRWAQILGGEKPVAVTMSPMKEPRERNRAPAAVAPRSVKPVGPIQEHWLVPAGVDMVCYSFHVTESMLERLRQQEPAAPGGVFELISALLWQTVAKIRATKEVKTVTVVKTDMAAWSGYSLANEQNVGYVEAGSPPASTDVSDLAALLAKDLVDETTTVVGFPWDVVIYGANLTFVDMEQVDLYGLEIKGQRPAHVEYGMDGVGQEGAVLVQPDASGHGRVVMVVLPNDDVQALRAELRNTPLLAR; encoded by the exons CGGACGCGGACCTGGCGTTCCGGCTGCACTACCTACGCGGGGTGTACTACTACTCCGCGGGGGTCACCACCATGGTGCTCAAGGAGCCCATGTTCGCCTGGCTCGACGCGTACTACCCTTTGGCCGGCCGCGTCCGCCGCCCCGCCGACGAAGCCGACGCCTCGCGCCGCCCATACGTCAAGTGCAACGACTGTGGCATCCGCGTCGTAGAGGCCCAGTGCGACCGCGCGCTCGACGACTTGCTCCGCGACGACGCCGTCGATCGCGTGAAGCAGCTTTGCTACCACGACGTGCTCGGCCCGGAGCTCTCCTTCTCCCCGCTGCTCTTCGTCCAG GTCACCAACTTCAAATGTGGAGGGATGGCGCTGGGGTTCAGCTGGGCGCACCTCATGGGCGACGTGGCATCGGCGACGACCTGCTTCAACCGCTGGGCACAGATACTCGGCGGCGAGAAGCCAGTCGCCGTCACCATGAGCCCCATGAAGGAGCCGCGAGAGAGAAACCGTGCGCCTGCCGCGGTCGCGCCGCGCTCGGTTAAGCCGGTCGGACCCATCCAAGAACACTGGCTGGTCCCCGCCGGCGTCGACATGGTGTGCTACTCTTTCCACGTCACCGAATCGATGCTCGAGAGGCTGCGGCAGCAGGAGCCAGCGGCTCCCGGCGGCGTCTTCGAGCTCATCTCGGCGCTCCTGTGGCAGACGGTGGCCAAGATCAGGGCCACCAAGGAGGTGAAGACGGTGACGGTGGTGAAGACCGACATGGCCGCCTGGAGCGGTTACTCCCTGGCCAACGAGCAAAATGTCGGGTACGTGGAGGCGGGCTCTCCACCGGCCAGCACGGACGTGTCGGATCTGGCTGCGCTGCTGGCCAAGGATCTGGTCGACGAGACCACCACGGTGGTCGGGTTCCCGTGGGACGTGGTCATCTACGGCGCGAACCTAACGTTCGTGGACATGGAGCAGGTGGACCTGTACGGGCTGGAGATCAAGGGGCAGAGGCCCGCGCACGTGGAGTACGGCATGGACGGCGTCGGCCAGGAGGGCGCCGTGCTGGTGCAGCCCGACGCCAGCGGGCATGGCCGCGTCGTCATGGTGGTGCTCCCCAATGATGACGTTCAGGCCCTCCGAGCTGAGCTCAGGAACACGCCCTTGCTGGCTCGCTGA